The following DNA comes from Phytohabitans rumicis.
TGAGGTTGGACGGCTGGTGGTCTCCGTAGAGCCACCACGCCGTGGAATGCGGCATCAACCGCCTCAAACGCAACCTTGCCGTCGCCACCCGATTCGACCAACTCGCCGTGCGCTACCAAGCCACCATTCACATCGCCGCGATCAACGAGTGGCTGTGACCGAGTTTGATACAGGCCCTAGCGCCGTTCCGGCCAGCTCGCTGACCACTTTCCCTGCGATGCAACCGTGGTTACATTGGGGGTATGGAACGAACCGTGGTATTCGTGTGCGCGCACGGCGCGGGCAAGAGCCGGGTGGCGGCGGCGTGGTTCAACGCGGCCGCGCCGGCGGGCTGGCGTGCGGCGTCCGCCGGGCTGGAGCCGCAGGACGCGGTCAGCCCGTACGCTGCCGGGCTGCTCGGCGACGCCGCGGGATGGCTTGACACGTCGGCGCCGCAGGCGTTGGCACAGGTGGGCGGTGACCTGCTGGTCGGGATCGACTGCGAGGTGCCCACCGCGCGCCGCTGGCGGCTGGACGCGCAATGGCCTGACGCCGCGGCCGGCACGCAGCTACGGGCCATGACCGCGGCACTGGTTGAGGAACTGTCCTGATGAGTACGGGGGAGTGGGTGCTGCTGTCGTACCGGGTGCCGCGGGAGCCGTCGACGCCGCGGATCGCGATCTGGCGCAACCTCAAACGGCTCGGGGTCGCGCAGCTCGGCGACGGCCTGGTCGGGCTGCCCGCGGACGCGCGTACCCGCGAGTCTTTGGAGTGGGTGGCCGACGACGTGCTCGCCGCAGGTGGGTCGGCGAGCGTGTGGCTGGCCCGGCCGGCGTCGGCGGCGCAGGAGCGTGACCTGGCCGGGCAGATGGCTGCCGCCCGCGCGAGCGAGTACGAGAAGGTGACCGCGCAGGCGCAGGCGGCCGGGGCGTTGACCGGCAGGGACCGGGATGCGGCGGTGCGGCGGCTGCGGGCCGAGCTGCACCGCATCCGGCGGCGGGACTTCTTCCCGCCCCCGCAGCGGGAGATCGCCCAGCAGGCGATCCGAGATCTGGCCACCGGTGCGCCGGTGATTGGGGCTGTGTCGTGAGGTGGGCGACCCGGGCTGGGGTGCACATCGACCGGGCCGCGTGCGCGTGGCTGATCCGCCGGCACATAGACCCGCGGGCGCGGTTCGTGTTCGTCGCCGATCCGGCCGAGGTCCCGGCGGACGCGACGCCGTTCGACATGCGCGGCGTTGACCTGTCCCACCACGGCGCGGACTGCACGTTCGAGACGATCCTGCGCCGGTACGAGGTGGCTGACCCGGTGTTGTGGAAGCTCGCCGAAATCGTCCACGAGGCGGACCTGGACGACGGGCGGTTCGACGCGCCGGAAGCCGCCGGGCTGGACGTGGTCCTGCGTGGACTGTCGATGGTCCGCGACGACCACGAGGTGCTGGAGCTGACCGGGCCGCTGTTCGACGGCCTGTACGAGTACCACCGCCGGGCCACGCTGTTGGGCCGGGAGCCGGCATGACGAGCGTGGAGCAGACCGACCGCGATGTGGTGCCGCTGCGGCACGCGGTCAAGGCGTGGTTCGCGATTTCGTTGCAGACGTTCGGTGGTCCGGCCGGGCAGATCGCGGTCATGCAGCGGCACCTGGTCGACGAGCGTCGCTGGATCGGGCAGCGCCGGTTCCTGCACGCCCTGAACTACTGCATGCTGCTGCCCGGCCCGGAGGCCCAGCAACTGGCTATCTATGTGGGCTGGCTGCTCAACGGCGTCCGCGGTGGCCTGATCGCCGGCTCCCTGTTCGTGTTGCCCGGGATGGTGGCGCTGCTGGCCCTGTCGGCGATCTATGTCGGGTACGGCGAGACCACCGCGGTGACGGCGGTGTTCGCCGGCGTGGCCCCGGCCGTGGTCGCGATCGTTGCCCAAGCCGTGTGGCGGGTCGGCATCCGGGCCCTGACCAACCCGGTCCTGGTCGGGTTCGCCGTGGCCGCGTTCGCGGCGTTGGCGGTGTTCGGCGTGCCGTTCCCGATCGTCATCGCGGCCGCTGCCGCGGCCGGCTGGGCGCTGCACCGCTGGCGGCCCGCCCTGGCCGTCACCGGCGGGCACGGCAACGGCGGTGAGAGCGGGCCGGCGCCATTGGTGGCGGACGACGCGCTGCACCACGACCAGCCCACCGCCCGCCGCGCGGCCACGATCCTGGGCGTCGGGTTGCTGGCCTGGTTCGTCCCGGTCGCGGTGGTCGCCGCGACCACCGGCGTGGGCAGCGTCTACACCCAGCAGGGTGTGTTCTTCTCCGGCGCCGCCGTGGTCACCTTCGGCGGCGCCTACGCGGTGCTGGCGTACGTGGCGCAGCGCGCCGTCGAGGACTTCGGCTGGCTGTCGGCCGGTGACATGGTCCGCGGCCTCGCCCTCGCCGAAACCACCCCCGGCCCGCTGATCATGGTGGTGCAGTTCGTGGCGTTCCTCGGCGCCTACCACCATCCCGGCTCGCTGAACCCGTGGCTGACCGGGGTGGTCGGCTCACTGCTGACCACCTGGGTCACATTCGTGCCATGCTTCCTGTTCATCCTGCTCGGCGCCCCGTACGTCGAGCGGCTGCGCGGCAACCGCACGCTGTCCGCCGCCCTGACCGGCATCACCGCCGCGGTCGTCGGGGTCATCGCCAACCTCGGCCTCTACTTCGCCGTCCACACGCTGTTCGCCGACAGCCACACCATCACCGACGGACCGCTGCACCTACAGGTACCCGACGTGGCCAGCCTTCGGCCGGTACCCGCCGCGATCACCGCGATCGCCGCCGTACTGATCTTCCGGCTCCGGTGGTCTGTGCTGCGGGTCCTCGGAGTCAGCGCCACGCTCGGCTTGGCCGCCGGCCTGGCCGGGCTATCCGTTGCCTGACGCGGCCCCTTAAGACGCCGTGCTGGGGCTCCAAGCAGCGGCATTGGCCGGTGCAGCCAGGCTCGCGCCATCTGCACAATGGTCGCCATGGACGAGAGCATCGCGAACGAAGCGTGGTGGAAGCGGCGGGCCGCCGCACAGGCGGAATGGTGGCGGAA
Coding sequences within:
- a CDS encoding Chromate resistance protein ChrB, whose protein sequence is MSTGEWVLLSYRVPREPSTPRIAIWRNLKRLGVAQLGDGLVGLPADARTRESLEWVADDVLAAGGSASVWLARPASAAQERDLAGQMAAARASEYEKVTAQAQAAGALTGRDRDAAVRRLRAELHRIRRRDFFPPPQREIAQQAIRDLATGAPVIGAVS
- a CDS encoding chromate resistance protein ChrB domain-containing protein, with amino-acid sequence MRWATRAGVHIDRAACAWLIRRHIDPRARFVFVADPAEVPADATPFDMRGVDLSHHGADCTFETILRRYEVADPVLWKLAEIVHEADLDDGRFDAPEAAGLDVVLRGLSMVRDDHEVLELTGPLFDGLYEYHRRATLLGREPA
- the chrA gene encoding chromate efflux transporter, whose translation is MTSVEQTDRDVVPLRHAVKAWFAISLQTFGGPAGQIAVMQRHLVDERRWIGQRRFLHALNYCMLLPGPEAQQLAIYVGWLLNGVRGGLIAGSLFVLPGMVALLALSAIYVGYGETTAVTAVFAGVAPAVVAIVAQAVWRVGIRALTNPVLVGFAVAAFAALAVFGVPFPIVIAAAAAAGWALHRWRPALAVTGGHGNGGESGPAPLVADDALHHDQPTARRAATILGVGLLAWFVPVAVVAATTGVGSVYTQQGVFFSGAAVVTFGGAYAVLAYVAQRAVEDFGWLSAGDMVRGLALAETTPGPLIMVVQFVAFLGAYHHPGSLNPWLTGVVGSLLTTWVTFVPCFLFILLGAPYVERLRGNRTLSAALTGITAAVVGVIANLGLYFAVHTLFADSHTITDGPLHLQVPDVASLRPVPAAITAIAAVLIFRLRWSVLRVLGVSATLGLAAGLAGLSVA